A genomic region of Solanum dulcamara chromosome 2, daSolDulc1.2, whole genome shotgun sequence contains the following coding sequences:
- the LOC129877321 gene encoding probable transcription factor At5g28040 yields the protein MNTVLFFNGSTNPLIIFFFLILAMDSTLPFSQSPNISIQPLLPSSSSSSKLPIKRKTPDDPFVSAAGDGDGDANGGVGEMGSDAKPPPFKFHRIWTEPDEIRFLQGLLDGSSENLFFPRDLNVFYTRFSNTMLQPYTKSQLSEKLRRLRKKFRVISSRLAKGLDRSLLSPHDRALYDLSKQLWHPDFADTSPFNADKSKKSNLVGVKISFLPNISDPDQYGIVPYQDGNGSTRNGVSGENEENDGNIEFDDGDGKLSEVNVELDRGEMGEKRVDFSRLDGPVQVGVGFGVEDIAAKVVMDVFDECLKDFRNGIVGERSNLDGILKEASSYEFEERWKEQRVAELSVLARRMRLVLENSLHSQ from the coding sequence ATGAACACTGTTCTATTCTTCAATGGTTCAACCAACCCTTTAATCatcttttttttcctcataTTAGCCATGGACTCCACCCTTCCCTTTTCTCAATCACCCAACATCTCAATTCAACCCCTtttaccctcttcttcttcttcttctaaacTCCCTATCAAACGCAAAACACCTGACGACCCCTTTGTCTCCGCCGCCGGCGACGGAGACGGCGACGCCAACGGCGGAGTCGGAGAAATGGGTTCGGACGCAAAACCCCCACCTTTCAAATTCCACCGAATTTGGACTGAACCGGATGAGATCCGGTTTCTTCAAGGTCTTCTTGATGGGTCATCGGAAAATCTCTTCTTCCCTCGTGACCTTAATGTTTTCTATACCCGATTCTCGAACACTATGTTGCAGCCTTATACGAAATCTCAGCTTTCAGAGAAGCTTCGTAGGCTTCGGAAGAAGTTTCGGGTTATTTCTTCTCGTTTGGCTAAAGGGTTAGATAGGTCTTTGTTGTCTCCTCATGATCGTGCTTTGTATGATCTATCGAAACAGCTATGGCATCCTGATTTTGCTGATACGTCTCCGTTTAATGCTGATAAGTCGAAGAAATCGAATTTGGTTGGGGTTAAGATTAGCTTTTTGCCCAATATTTCTGACCCGGATCAATATGGTATTGTTCCCTACCAAGATGGGAATGGCTCGACCCGTAATGGGGTTTCGGgtgaaaatgaggaaaatgatggtAATATTGAGTTTGATGATGGAGATGGGAAGTTGAGTGAGGTGAATGTGGAATTGGATAGAGGGGAAATGGGGGAGAAACGGGTCGATTTTAGTCGTTTGGATGGTCCGGTTCAGGTTGGAGTAGGATTTGGTGTTGAGGATATTGCTGCAAAAGTGGTGATGGATGTGTTTGATGAGTGTTTGAAAGATTTTAGAAATGGAATTGTTGGAGAAAGATCAAATCTTGATGGTATTTTGAAGGAGGCAAGCTCGTACGAGTTTGAGGAGAGGTGGAAGGAACAAAGAGTCGCGGAGTTGAGCGTATTGGCACGTCGTATGAGGTTGGTGCTTGAGAATTCTCTTCATAGTCAATGA
- the LOC129880787 gene encoding pentatricopeptide repeat-containing protein At1g66345, mitochondrial, giving the protein MNLSPRIISPLVSNLLTKTSHFFNQLHQNPYSTHSLQTLQDSSNSNNPIITSICNSLRRGENWEALTKKFQSFHFTDPIIQEVLLHLKEPHDAKNALNFFHWSAKNCNSRHGVFIYCIIIHILAKSKLVRHANALIESVLRKESGGDENVFVVLDSLIGSYKLADSCPFVFDLFVQCCAKLRMVDKGLDVCKLLDGNGFMLSVISYNTLLHIVQKSEKASMVWGIYEYMIEKRIYPNEMTTRIMISALCKEGRLQRFLDVVEKSHGKRCQPGVVVNTCLIYGMIEEGRIEDGLGLMKRMLQKNMILDTISCSLIVLAKVKMRDLESAWGVYDEMHRRGFEGNALVYDSFIGAYCEEKRIDEAIKLMDEMECLNMKPFGETFNHLIKICSEVGRLEESLKFCDKMIGNGLLPSCLSFNKLVAKLCENGSAKCADKLLTTLMDKGFVPDQNIYTYLIAGYVNLGDVEGALKLYYEMQYRSISPSTSIFDSLIIALCQCGRLKEADEFLSLMIGQSWTPSIHVYKKLIASYLERGNETRANQLYRQRLTEIDDIQ; this is encoded by the coding sequence ATGAACTTATCACCTCGTATTATCTCCCCTTTGGTTTCCAATTTACTCACAAAAACTTCCCATTTCTTCAATCAACTCCaccaaaatccatattcaaccCATTCACTCCAAACTCTGCAAGATTCCTCCAATTCCAACAACCCCATCATCACTTCTATATGTAATTCACTACGTAGAGGAGAAAATTGGGAAGCCTTAACAAAAAAGTTCCAATCTTTTCACTTCACTGACCCAATTATTCAAGAAGTGCTCTTACATCTCAAAGAACCTCATGATGCCAAAAATGCCCTCAATTTCTTCCATTGGTCAGCAAAAAATTGTAATTCTCGACATGGGGTTTTCATTTATTGCATTATAATTCACATTCTTGCAAAATCTAAGCTTGTTAGACATGCCAACGCGTTGATTGAGTCTGTTTTGAGGAAAGAATCAGGGGGTGATGAAAATGTGTTTGTTGTTCTTGATTCTTTAATTGGAAGTTATAAATTAGCTGATTCGTGCCCGTTTGTGTTTGATTTGTTTGTGCAATGTTGTGCTAAGTTGAGAATGGTAGATAAGGGTTTGGATGTTTGTAAATTGTTGGATGGAAATGGTTTTATGCTTAGTGTAATTAGTTATAATACTCTGCTACATATCGTGCAAAAGTCGGAAAAGGCTTCTATGGTTTGGGGTATATATGAGTATATGATTGAGAAAAGGATATATCCAAATGAAATGACAACTAGAATTATGATTAGTGCTTTGTGCAAAGAAGGGAGGTTACAGAGATTTTTGGATGTTGTGGAGAAAAGTCATGGAAAAAGATGTCAACCTGGGGTTGTTGTGAATACGTGTTTGATATATGGGATGATTGAGGAAGGTAGAATTGAAGACGGGTTGGGGTTGATGAAGAGAATGTTGCAAAAGAATATGATACTTGATACAATTTCTTGTTCGTTGATTGTTCTTGCAAAGGTGAAGATGAGAGATCTGGAATCTGCTTGGGGGGTTTATGATGAAATGCATAGGCGGGGTTTTGAAGGGAATGCACTGGTGTATGATTCGTTCATTGGGGCGTATTGTGAGGAGAAGCGGATAGATGAAGCGATTAAGCTGATGgacgaaatggagtgtttgaATATGAAACCGTTTGGCGAAACATTCAATCATCTGATTAAGATTTGTTCAGAAGTAGGAAGACTAGAAGAAAGCTTGAAATTTTGTGATAAAATGATAGGAAATGGACTCCTTCCTAGTTGCTTATCGTTTAACAAACTTGTTGCCAAGCTTTGTGAAAATGGAAGTGCAAAGTGTGCTGATAAGCTATTGACTACTctgatggataagggttttgTTCCAGATCAAAACATCTATACTTACCTCATTGCTGGTTATGTCAACTTAGGTGACGTTGAGGGAGCTCTTAAGCTTTATTATGAAATGCAATATAGGTCGATCTCTCCTAGTACTTCTATTTTTGATTCATTAATTATTGCTTTATGCCAATGTGGGAGATTGAAAGAAGCTGATGAGTTTCTCTCTTTAATGATTGGTCAATCCTGGACACCAAGCATTCATGTTTATAAGAAATTGATCGCAAGCTACTTGGAGAGGGGCAATGAAACAAGGGCTAATCAGCTGTACAGACAAAGACTTACAGAGATTGATGACATACAATAG